In Humulus lupulus chromosome 7, drHumLupu1.1, whole genome shotgun sequence, the following are encoded in one genomic region:
- the LOC133789832 gene encoding fasciclin-like arabinogalactan protein 12 — protein MTKNLSLFSFPCLILIVFYHCTIPFAQSSPAQAPSTTKNHPSSQSPAQAPDQPLVQAPPAKPRRRAEPTNVTEILDKAGGFSVFIRLLRSTDVITQIENDLNASNSITILAPTNGGFSALKAGTLNLLSQQQKVQLVDFHVLPTFIALQNFQTLTNPIHTQASNTRDFALNITTEGNLVNISTGVVNTTISGTVYSDNQLAIYRVDSVLLPISIFAPKVSAPAMAPAPVALKPKKASSSSSSSITSSGSPSPSLSKPSSESTSTTLDEPVAAVDTSGALKPMVNHGTLTISVALAVVAAVVLMRNN, from the coding sequence ATGACGAAAAATCTATCGTTATTCTCCTTTCCATGCCTAATTCTAATCGTATTCTACCATTGCACCATACCATTTGCTCAGTCGTCGCCAGCGCAAGCCCCATCGACGACTAAAAATCACCCTTCTTCACAATCCCCGGCTCAAGCACCGGATCAACCTCTGGTCCAAGCGCCGCCTGCAAAACCCCGAAGAAGAGCAGAACCCACCAATGTCACTGAAATCCTCGACAAAGCTGGCGGTTTCAGCGTCTTCATCCGCCTCTTGAGGAGTACCGACGTCATTACTCAGATCGAAAATGACCTCAACGCTTCCAACAGCATTACCATTTTGGCTCCCACGAATGGTGGATTCTCGGCTCTCAAGGCTGGTACACTCAACCTTCTCTCTCAACAGCAAAAAGTGCAACTGGTTGACTTCCACGTCCTCCCAACCTTCATAGCCCTACAGAACTTCCAAACCCTAACTAATCCAATTCACACTCAAGCTAGTAACACTCGTGACTTCGCTTTGAACATTACTACTGAAGGGAATTTGGTGAACATATCAACTGGCGTCGTGAACACAACGATTTCGGGTACAGTTTATTCGGATAACCAGCTGGCTATTTATCGGGTCGATAGTGTGCTGCTCCCGATTAGTATTTTTGCGCCCAAGGTGAGTGCTCCAGCTATGGCCCCGGCACCAGTGGCGTTAAAGCCTAAGAAGGCGtcttcttcatcttcatcatcaataACATCGTCAGGTTCACCATCACCATCATTGTCAAAACCGTCATCCGAGTCTACATCAACCACATTGGACGAGCCAGTTGCAGCAGTGGATACATCTGGTGCTCTTAAGCCCATGGTAAATCATGGGACGTTGACCATCTCCGTTGCTCTTGCTGTGGTCGCAGCAGTTGTCCTGATGAGAAATAACTAA